GCCATACCACGTTGAATATACCGGTTCTCGTCCGATCACCGAAGTCAAGCAACGTCGGGCGTGGTTAgtacttggatgggtgaccgcttgGGAACACCACGTGCTGTtggcatttttttgtaatttttttcttttctaaaattcaataattgtatttttacattaaaattctacATTCTTGTACTTTTGAACGATTATTATCGTTATTTTGAgcaaataaatacacttttaatgaaaaaacaaactattcaatacgcggaaataagaaaatattgtaaattaataattttttttattttaataccaaccAGTAAACACCATCAAAATTGTTGTGTAATAGTGGCAACAgtgtgtacaatatattttaatttatattattttcttcacgCGTTATAAGAATAAACGTggaactattttgtttttataccataaaacCATAAAACTTTGAAGTGGGGATAACTGTATATACACCGTTTTATAAGTTATGTGCATGATGAAGAATTAGTTTATTGTGTGTGCATTTATTTGGTGGTGGGCCGGTCCCGGCGGTACTGCAATGCCGGGTCAACCCGTGACAGAGGTGGAGCAAGCTCCTAGCACTCCGTCATTTTCCAAAAATCAGTTTAACAAACTGGTCCCTCGATGAGGGACGTATCAGATGTTAAGCTGATAAGAACAGATACTACACTTTGATCTTAGCCAAAAGGCCGAGAAGCGATAAAACAGACGTGTTTTACAATTacatagagtaaaaagttacttgCAATTTGTCGCTCGagaaagaaaaacaacaaaagtcGGAAATTTGGAGAAAAAAATTTGTTAGAAAACCGTGTTTTCGCTATTTTAGAGAAACAGTATTATTAGACGCGTAATAAATTCCCTCCGGCCAGAGAACAAGAGTGAAAAACCGTTATTCTATCAGAAAGACAACGACGGGGCTCGTGTAATCGCGCCAGCCACGAGCCGGCCGGCCGCACAGAGCCGCACGCACCGTCACCAGTCACTTGACCACCTCCTGCCAACCAACCATCGTGTTCGGTGGTGTTTTACGGGTCGTCAAAGGTCGGCAAAGGCGGCTAAGGCGGCTATATTTtctatatgtaaatataagatgACCGCTTATGTAAATTTCCTCAGTAGTTTTCAACAGCGAGAACCTGTTGACAAATTGTTTGTTCGGTACCGACCCGGCGAGCGTTGAACCGTTTTCGTGTCAACTGTGAACTGgtgaaactattttaaactggACTCGACGCCAGGACAGAGGATTTTCCCTTGTTAAACCAGTTAAAATCGTAATCGGAATGGTTTCAACCGGACGGACACGGCTACGGCAGGCAGCGAGCGTTTTCCCACCGTACCACTCGCCAACGGTTGTCACGAGAACGGCCCCGGCCAATTGACACTAGCGCTCCGCTCGCCGCAACCAAACTGTCCTGTTAGTTGGTCGACTCGCCGCACAGGTGTCGCGTCCAGCGCCCGGTACGGTTACCGCGGGACGGCGACCGTCACTTTGCCTTCTCTTGTCGCGCGACCGCTAAAACGACTGCATATCTCTTAAACCGTAATCAGAGCGAGACCGTCTACTgacaagtgtattttaaaattcacctGTTCACGGTTGACGACGTTCCTAAGGTGTTCAGCGTCTCGCACACTGCCAGTTGCGGACATTATGTCGGCAAACTCTCGGCGCAGTTTTTAAGTAGTAAATTGATCGGTCTCGGCGTATGTACCTCGACTCTCCACTCTGGTTTCCCTTCAGAACGAATAAATCTTTCGCCTTTTACTAAAGATTTCCGTGGAGGGGAACACATGATGAGTCTGTAACCAATTTTTAGTCAGTGCCCGGCCCTTATGGGGCTGGGCCATCATCAACATCAACACACAAACCATACCCATCACCATTACCGTTACATTACACTGTGTTATCgacttgtaattgtaattataccACATCTCACGTGACGTTCACTTGCCGAGGATCGTACTTTTAGCgattacaaacaatttaacagTTTCTATAATtctcattttcatatttataatgggCCACTCTGAACGCTCTCCTCTCGTACCGACCAAGAGTGGTCGGTCTGAACGATCATCGATGGAGCGTAAACCGCGTCATGTTGTGACACGGTCACGCGCCTGCCTCACGCTCAGGGAGGAGAACTTTGTCTCTTCATCGTGGCTGGTAAACACTTCAGTGTTGAAGTGGTTAAATGAAGATCTTACTACAGAAATGATCCTGTGAAGTATGATCTTGGTGCGAACGGAAACAAATCTTGGACTAGGTCATTGTAATAACCAGTTGGACATGCGAGAAACTCTCCAGGAATTGTCTCACCGAGATATTGCCATTGAAATCCAACGGATTTCACCAGTGCACGGTCCAGTGGAGTTCAGTTTTCAATGTGAATAGCCGCAGTACGCTAACCGACTAGTGAAAATCGTAATATTCTAACGGTTAGAGAGTGGTATTGGTGTCGATGCGGCGAGCGCCGTGCCGCACACACCGTAATGTGGCGGTGCCACCGGCGCGACAGTGTATGCCGCACCGTGGCGTTTAAAACcagtaaaaactgataatttacgagctaatatgtaaaaatgttgtttttaaacacCGATAATACTGTTTGGAACATGAAATGTGTGCATTTTAACGGATACCTTGGCAAAATTACCATAGAAACCAACTCTTGCCGTTTGCCTCTCGGTGGCAGATAAAACTGTCGTTTTGGTCGGTACCAAGTGTCTGGGCAAGTACATTCATACTTACCTGGCGTAGGGGTTACCGTGATCACGAAGGCGGTTCCCCCAGGATGAGGCCTTTCCATTGCACTACGGTCGGGCTGACTCCTGCGAATGCCCCAAATGTGGGTATCTCGGGCGCGTAATTTTTGGTAGCGGGGACTGCGTTCGCGCCGTCCCTAATTATCCACTAATGCCTTGTcgagaaaacaaaataagaagatgaagaagaaaaatatatatattatatatatatatatcttacggttttaaaataatttcacaaggacattttaaagttgtctctataataaataaaattaaataagtcagCTTTCCCACCAAAGTCTATAcgtgcaatattataatattgacaacctagaataataaaatgtatacataaataaattaggaataaTCAATTAAATGTGTGTATTCCGACAATTAATTACTGTGATTCAAATATAAACACTTGTTTTCGTGTCAATATGTACCACCAATAATGGTTCTTGTTCACTACTGAACGCTTAAGTGACCTATGGATCGTCTAGATCAGTTAGTCTCTCGCCAACGGCCATACCACGTTGAATATACCGGTTCTCGTCCGATCACCGAAGTCAAGCAACGTCGGGCGTGGTTAgtacttggatgggtgaccgcttgGGAACACCACGTGCTGTtggcatttttttgtaatttttttcttttctaaaattcaataattgtatttttacattaaaattctacATTCTTGTACTTTTGAACGATTATTATCGTTATTTTGAgcaaataaatacacttttaatgaaaaaacaaactattcaatacgcggaaataagaaaatattgtaaattaataattttttttattttaataccaaccAGTAAACACCATCAAAATTGTTGTGTAATAGTGGCAACAgtgtgtacaatatattttaatttatattattttcttcacgCGTTATAAGAATAAACGTggaactattttgtttttataccataaaacCATAAAACTTTGAAGTGGGGATAACTGTATATACACCGTTTTATAAGTTATGTGCATGATGAAGAATTAGTTTATTGTGTGTGTGCATTTATTTGGTGGTGGGCCGGTCCCGGCGGTACTGCAATGCCGGGTCAACCCGTGACAGAGGTGGAGCAAGCTCCTAGCACTCCGTCATTTTCCAAAAATCAGTTTAACAAACTGGTCCCTCGATGAGGGACGTATCAGATGTTAAGCTGATAAGAACAGATACTACACTTTGATCTTAGCCAAAAGGCCGAGAAGCGATAAAACAGACGTGTTTTACAATTacatagagtaaaaagttacttgCAATTTGTCGCTCGagaaagaaaaacaacaaaagtcGGAAATTTGGAGAAAAAAATTTGTTAGAAAACCGTGTTTTCGCTATTTTAGAGAAACAGTATTATTAGACGCGTAATAAATTCCCTCCGGCCAGAGAACAAGAGTGAAAAACCGTTATTCTATCAGAAAGACAACGACGGGGCTCGTGTAATCGCGCCAGCCACGAGCCGGCCGGCCGCACAGAGCCGCACGCACCGTCACCAGTCACTTGACCACCTCCTGCCAACCAACCATCGTGTTCGGTGGTGTTTTACGGGTCGTCAAAGGTCGGCAAAGGCGGCTAAGGCGGCTATATTTtctatatgtaaatataagatgACCGCTTATGTAAATTTCCTCAGTAGTTTTCAACAGCGAGAACCTGTTGACAAATTGTTTGTTCGGTACCGACCCGGCGAGCGTTGAACCGTTTTCGTGTCAACTGTGAACTGgtgaaactattttaaactggACTCGACGCCAGGACAGAGGATTTTCCCTTGTTAAACCAGTTAAAATCGTAATCGGAATGGTTTCAACCGGACGGACACGGCTACGGCAGGCAGCGAGCGTTTTCCCACCGTACCACTCGCCAACGGTTGTCACGAGAACGGCCCCGGCCAATTGACACTAGCGCTCCGCTCGCCGCAACCAAACTGTCCTGTTAGTTGGTCGACTCGCCGCACAGGTGTCGCGTCCAGCGCCCGGTACGGTTACCGCGGGACGGCGACCGTCACTTTGCCTTCTCTTGTCGCGCGACCGCTAAAACGACTGCATATCTCTTAAACCGTAATCAGAGCGAGACCGTCTACTgacaagtgtattttaaaattcacctGTTCACGGTTGACGACGTTCCTAAGGTGTTCAGCGTCTCGCACACTGCCAGTTGCGGACATTATGTCGGCAAACTCTCGGCGCAGTTTTTAAGTAGTAAATTGATCGGTCTCGGCGTATGTACCTCGACTCTCCACTCTGGTTTCCCTTCAGAACGAATAAATCTTTCGCCTTTTACTAAAGATTTCCGTGGAGGGGAACACATGATGAGTCTGTAACCAATTTTTAGTCAGTGCCCGGCCCTTATGGGGCTGGGCCATCATCAACATCAACACACAAACCATACCCATCACCATTACCGTTACATTACACTGTGTTATCgacttgtaattgtaattataccACATCTCACGTGACGTTCACTTGCCGAGGATCGTACTTTTAGCgattacaaacaatttaacagTTTCTATAATtctcattttcatatttataatgggCCACTCTGAACGCTCTCCTCTCGTACCGACCAAGAGTGGTCGGTCTGAACGATCATCGATGGAGCGTAAACCGCGTCATGTTGTGACACGGTCACGCGCCTGCCTCACGCTCAGGGAGGAGAACTTTGTCTCTTCATCGTGGCTGGTAAACACTTCAGTGTTGAAGTGGTTAAATGAAGATCTTACTACAGAAATGATCCTGTGAAGTATGATCTTGGTGCGAACGGAAACAAATCTTGGACTAGGTCATTGTAATAACCAGTTGGACATGCGAGAAACTCTCCAGGAATTGTCTCACCGAGATATTGCCATTGAAATCCAACGGATTTCACCAGTGCACGGTCCAGTGGAGTTCAGTTTTCAATGTGAATAGCCGCAGTACGCTAACCGACTAGTGAAAATCGTAATATTCTAACGGTTAGAGAGTGGTATTGGTGTCGATGCGGCGAGCGCCGTGCCGCACACACCGTAATGTGGCGGTGCCACCGGCGCGACAGTGTATGCCGCACCGTGGCGttttaaaaccagtaaaaactgataatttacgagctaatatgtaaaaatgttgtttttaaacacCGATAATACTGTTTGGAACATGAAATGTGTGCATTTTAACGGATACCTTGGCAAAATTACCATAGAAACCAACTCTTGCCGTTTGCCTCTCGGTGGCAGATAAAACTGTCGTTTTGGTCGGTACCAAGTGTCTGGGCAAGTACATTCATACTTACCTGGCGTAGGGGTTACCGTGATCACGAAGGCGGTTCCCCCAGGATGAGGCCTTTCCATTGCACTACGGTCGGGCTGACTCCTGCGAATGCCCCAAATGTGGGTATCTCGGGCGCGTAATTTTTGGTAGCGGGGACTGCGTTCGCGCCGTCCCTAATTATCCACTAATGCCTTGTcgagaaaacaaaataagaagatgaagaagaaaaatatatatattatatatatatatcttacggttttaaaataatttcacaaggacattttaaagttgtctctataataaataaaattaaataagtcagCTTTCCCACCAAAGTCTATAcgtgcaatattataatattgacaacctagaataataaaatgtatacataaataaattaggaataaTCAATTAAATGTGTGTATTCCGACAATTAATTACTGTGATTCAAATATAAACACTTGTTTTCGTGTCAATATGTACCACCAATAATGGTTCTTGTTCACTACTGAACGCTTAAGTGACCTATGGATCGTCTAGATCAGTTAGTCTCTCGCCAACGGCCATACCACGTTGAATATACCGGTTCTCGTCCGATCACCGAAGTCAAGCAACGTCGGGCGTGGTTAgtacttggatgggtgaccgcttgGGAACACCACGTGCTGTtggcatttttttgtaatttttttcttttctaaaattcaataattgtatttttacattaaaattctacATTCTTGTACTTTTGAACGATTATTATCGTTATTTTGAgcaaataaatacacttttaatgaaaaaaacaaactattcaatacgcggaaataagaaaatattgtaaattaataattttttttattttaataccaaccAGTAAACACCATCAAAATTGTTGTGTAATAGTGGCAACAgtgtgtacaatatattttaatttatattattttcttcacgCGTTATAAGAATAAACGTggaactattttgtttttataccataaaacCATAAAACTTTGAAGTGGGGATAACTGTATATACACCGTTTTATAAGTTATGTGCATGATGAAGAATTAGTTTATTGTGTGTGCATTTATTTGGTGGTGGGCCGGTCCCGGCGGTACTGCAATGCCGGGTCAACCCGTGACAGAGGTGGAGCAAGCTCCTAGCACTCCGTCATTTTCCAAAAATCAGTTTAACAAACTGGTCCCTCGATGAGGGACGTATCAGATGTTAAGCTGATAAGAACAGATATTTTGGGGCCTtattttttgcctttattttcTTTTGCCGGACAATTAGGTAGAATTTAAACATGCAAGCAAAATAACAACATCTTATATAACTAATAACAGGCCATTGACGCTAAAAACTAAGGATGCAGATAACAGGCGGTCATGCATAACTTAacctaataaaaactataaaacttaacaatcaataaatacataaaaactagtcaataattaaaacatgcaataaaatgtaataaataagttaacatagtaatagtcaataaataagtttaataaataaaattgggaCAGTTGATTCGACGACTAACCCACGTACTGCCGGATGCCTGTCACATGCTCCACGTAGATATCCCGGCTCCATCTGATGGCCTCGGAGACGCAGCGCCGGGCCAGGGCAGCACCCCTGCGGCGGTCAACTCCCAGGCGGCTGAGGGTGGTCCAGTTGGCGGAATCCCAGGCGCCTAGGGACCCCACCACGAAGGCGTCTACAGTTGTGCGGTAGCCCCCAGCCGAGAGCAGTCGCGCCACAGGAGCGTACTTCTCCGTCTTCCTCTCCCTGGCCGTCGTCACCGACTGCCAACCGTCTTCATAGGGCACCGTGACGTCGACTACACGTACAATCTTGTTTCTCCGGTCGATCGTCACGATGTCCGGTCGGCAACTGGCCACCTCCTCCGGGACCTCCACGTCTGGCACCAGCTCCTGGAACGGCACCCTCTTGTCCAGACGAGTCTCCTCCTGAGGGTGCCCACGGATCTCCGATGTCAGAAGTTCCAGGATGGCGTCGTGTCGTCTCGTTATGACAGGCATCATAGGAAGGCAATGGCATAACACGTGGGCAGTCGTCTCATCAAATCTACCACATCTTCTGCAGCGGCGGTCTTCATTGCCCCACCTCCTACACCCGTTCAGTGGCAAGGTGTTGAGCCTGGCCCGGTGAATGAACCTCCAGTCGGCGAATCGGGTGTGGCGGCCTCCGCGCATCATGTGATTGGAGGTAGGGCAAGTCGTCACGACTCGAGCCACCCTGCCTTGGTCCGGCTTCGCGGCAAGGGTAGCCCGGCCGTGGAGCTGCAGTGCACGTCGCAGTGCCGAAGCCAAGGACCTCCGGCTCCTCCCGTCCACGGTGATTGGCCGCCTCCCACCAGGCATCGTGAGCTGGAATGAACGCCGCTCCTCACTCCACCCCCACCGGAGCGTGGGCAGTCGCTTGGAGAGGCGGTTTCTCGCCG
The DNA window shown above is from Homalodisca vitripennis isolate AUS2020 unplaced genomic scaffold, UT_GWSS_2.1 ScUCBcl_6920;HRSCAF=14365, whole genome shotgun sequence and carries:
- the LOC124374120 gene encoding uncharacterized protein T26G10.4-like, with the protein product MEYLIRPILALEGEHGVSLHGERVSVLAYADDLAIVAKSEASLQALLDSVSSAATWVGLRFKPEKCATLHVAGRTVRQTAFTIYGSPLRVLEEGETYDHLGVPTGMRGDQTPVATIARLEEETAKIFASGLAPWQKLDAVRTFIVPQLDFNLRTARIKKTSLKGLDSLMRAEGKRTLGLPSRASVELVELPPSWGGAGLLPIADQADLAAVGHAFRLLTSPDPKISRLALEGLAVSAGHRSAARVDVGLLVNYLNGDVAGNSNVTTTFSAARTARNRLSKRLPTLRWGWSEERRSFQLTMPGGRRPITVDGRSRRSLASALRRALQLHGRATLAAKPDQGRVARVVTTCPTSNHMMRGGRHTRFADWRFIHRARLNTLPLNGCRRWGNEDRRCRRCGRFDETTAHVLCHCLPMMPVITRRHDAILELLTSEIRGHPQEETRLDKRVPFQELVPDVEVPEEVASCRPDIVTIDRRNKIVRVVDVTVPYEDGWQSVTTARERKTEKYAPVARLLSAGGYRTTVDAFVVGSLGAWDSANWTTLSRLGVDRRRGAALARRCVSEAIRWSRDIYVEHVTGIRQYVG